CTTTTTGAGATTCAAGAAGATCGCAAAGATCTTTGGCAACACCTTTTCTATCATCCCAAGCATGACATAGGAATACATCTCTGAGATCTGGTAAAGTGGAGCGTCTTTCTATATTTTCTCTGACAGGTGTTAGCGATCTTATATCAGAAGGAAGATAAATAACTGTCGATGTGGATTTTGACCACCTTGGCCTAGGTGAAGGACTTGAACTTCCTCCGCTACCGCTTGAAAGACTTGATTTTCCACTCGAGCTATTTGAATAGCTTGGATATGAATATGAATCGTAGCTACTGTATCTGCTAGAAGACCTTCCTCCACATGCAGGGCATTCTGCTGCAGCGCTAGCAGTTCGATGACCTAAAACTGGTGCTGTACATTTTGCCATTTTGATTACCTACCTTTTTAATTTGAAATTTTAGGCTCTGAATGTTGAATTTTGACATTGAATTTCTTAACTTCTACCCTTAGTAGTTAGACTTCATTAATATCGAATATTCGTATTTATCATAAATACAAATTATTTTAATAATATTAGATTTCTCGATCAAATAAGTTTTATTTAATTTAATAATGGATTTATGGGAAAATACTTATTAATCCTTTTTTGGAGTTTTGTATTATATATTTTCTTTCAGGTTTTTGAGCAATTTCGCATAACGAACTAGACTAACCGACGTAGGCTGACCCTGAGTCCCTGTAGGGGACGTTAGGGCTGGAACGACGCTTGCGTAAGCAAGAGGAGTGCCAGAAGCCTATGTGTCGGAGACCGAACGAGGGCGTAAGTCCCGAAGTGAAGCGGTTAGTCGCTGTTATACGCCGTAATTTTTTGCTACAAATTAGATATTTTGACTGAAGTTTTAACAAAAATGATCAAATCTGATTTAATTTTACAGAAGTGAAGAAAATGTAATAAAAACAAAAACAGGAATATGATAAATGGTAACCATAAATTAGCGGGGTAAGTTTTGTATTCACACTGAAATATATATATTAAGAATAAGATATAGCCAAAAACATTAGTTAATAGTGAAGTTCCACTTCCATGTAAGTTATTTGATAATTCTTGCGATCTTATCGATGCCCCTTCTATATGTTTATTTAACTTCAAATTACTATACCATAGAGCAGAAATAACTGCAAAGGAGTTCTCTTTTATTAATTTCTTGGGAATTGATTTCCTTATTTTTTTATCTAATAAAAATTCTCGATAGTCTATCCTGCCAATTCGAGATGCTTGATATAAAAAAGAGAAGAATATACTAGAAAAAAGAAATGTCGTGAGCATTAGTAAATTGTTTACTGAATCTTCAGAAAAGAATTTGAAACTTACATTTCCATTAAAGGTAAATTTATATATTATTATTTCTGTAATCATTATAATACTAGGCGAAAGATAGCGAATAAACTTTCCGAAATCGGTAAAAATTGAATTTTCTAGAATTTTCATATTTTTTAGCATTTACTTATCAAGAGCAGAATTGGAAATAAAATTGGTATGACAAGATAACCTAATCCAGGTATTAAATGTGCATATATATTATTATTTTTGGACATGTTATAACTCTGTTGTAGAATTACTTTGTCTTCTTCATCGAAAAAGAAATCTATCAATTTAGTCGCTGTTATAGCATGGACGATGCGATTAAATGAAAGAAAAGAGTATGACCAAATACAAGCTGAAAATAAAGATGTGTATGAATAGCCGACGTTAGTGAATAGATTATAGCCAAATATTAGTATATTTAATCCCAATATGTTTATAGCAATTCCTAAAATAAATCGATAGATTGTTCCTTTTGATTCGCCACAAGGGAATAGCCTGTGAGTTTCAAACAATTTATATCTACTTAAGGTGCTTAATGATATTGCATACATTATACTGGAAAGAAGTGCATACAATGTGGCAATGTCGTTAGTTGAATTTGGGAATTTTCGAAAGTGAATATTTTAGTTAATATTTCCATGTTGATTTTTGTTTTCCTTTAAATTTAAATTATGGCGTATAACGAAATAGCCTTAACGACGTAGGCTGACCCTGAGTCCCAACGGGACGTTAGGGACTGGAACGACACTTGCGAATGCAAGGGGAGTGCCAGAAGCCTATGTGTCGCAGACCGAGCGAGGGCTTGTCCCGAAGCGAAGCGTTAAGGCGCTGTTATGCGCAGTGGCGAGTAATTATATCTAAGCATATTAATTTAAATTTGTACATCGAAGGATATATCCTTCATTCGAGTAATTTTTTTTAACTTTAATACTGTCTTTAACTTTATAAAAGTCAATTGCTAAAGCTGGCTCTACGTTTTGATAGGGTTTTTCATTTGCTTTTATTTTTATTAAACATTCCTTATCGAATGAGATTGAATTTTTTAAATTACGATTTATCGATTCTAAATATATAGCTTTTTGTTTTTTGGTAAAAATAAGTTGGTCTCTATAGAATGTTTGAGCAAAAGGATTGAGGTAATTTCCTGGTATCGATTTATTTTTTTTAAAAAAATCATTTAAATTTGGAATCAAATCGCTAAGTTTCTTCGAAAAGGGTCCTGGTTCAAATTGAATATAGATTTGGTCATATTCAATTGATAATATTGATTTTAATTCGATAAAATCTTGTTCGATTAATTTGTTTTCTAAAATTGAATTCGTAAAGAGTGGTTTGCTACAATTGACACTTACTAACCAGAATAGTAAAAATATTATGTTATTTTTCATATTTTTATTAAGTTTGAAGCTATTTGGTATTTAATGTTTCTTTTTTAATATCTAAGAATTACTATTTAGTAATTTTTTATAGAGAAATT
This genomic stretch from Leptospira meyeri harbors:
- a CDS encoding toll/interleukin-1 receptor domain-containing protein, with the protein product MAKCTAPVLGHRTASAAAECPACGGRSSSRYSSYDSYSYPSYSNSSSGKSSLSSGSGGSSSPSPRPRWSKSTSTVIYLPSDIRSLTPVRENIERRSTLPDLRDVFLCHAWDDRKGVAKDLCDLLESQKVTVWFSEKDVALGSPLLREIDRGLAKSRVGIVLVTPALLLRLQGEGIADKELSALLARDLLVPIVHGTTYEELRNVSPLLGSRSGLNTVDETMSNIAAKIAELVTL